In Phycisphaerales bacterium, the sequence CGAGAGCGCCCTACTCGATCTGCTCCTCGAACGCCTCGATCGCGTCCTCCGCGCGGGCACCACCACGATCGAGATCAAGTCCGGCTACGGACTCTCGACGCGCGATGAACTCAAGATGCTCCGCGTGATCCATGAGGCCCGATCCCGCTGGCCGGGCACGGTCGTCGCGACGGCCTTGCTCGGGCACGCGATCGACCCCGACGTTCCCGACTTTGTCCAGCGCACGATCGATGAGACGCTCCCCGCTGTTCATGCCGAGTTCCCCGGCGTCGCGATCGACGCGTTTTGTGAGAAGGGCGCATGGTCGCGTGAGCAGTGCGTGCAACTCTTCGCCCAGGCGCGGTCGCTCGGGCACCCCATCCGCGTCCACGCCGACCAGTTCAACAGCCTTGGCATAATCGACGACGCTATTCGCCTCGGTGCTGCCAGCGTCGATCACCTCGAGGCCAGCACGCGCGACGATCTCCAGCAACTCTCTGAGTCGTCCACCTTCGGTGTCGGCCTCCCCTGCACCGGCCTGCACATGGCGACCCGCGCCGGCGGCGACTTCGCCGATCTCCGCGCCCTCGCCGACCTCGGCGGACGCGTCGCCATCGCCACCAACAGCAACCCCGGCTCGGCCACCACGTTCGCCATGCCCATCGCGATGGCCGCCGCCGTGCGGTTCTGCGGGCTGACTCCCCAGGAATCGATCGTCGCCTCGACGGCCAACGCCGGCGCACTGCTGACAAACGTCGATCCAACCCTTGCCGATCGCGGCCGCCTCGAGCCGGGCCTTCGCGCCGATCTGGTCCTGCTCCGTCACACCGACGAGCGCTCCCTTGCCTACGAATGGGCCTCGGACCATATCGCCTTGACCATCTGCCACGGTCGCGTCGTCTTCTCCGCATGATCGGGGAGCATGCCCGCGACACTGGCCCGACCGGAGGACGCCTCCCTGGACGCCGACACGCTACGCCGCGTTGAAGACGCCGTGATACGCCTGCTCACCCTCTCGCCGAGCGAGCGTGAGTCGGCCCTCGTCGCGCTCGGGCGCGACGAACCCGATGTCGAGCGCGAGGCCCGTTCGCTCCTGAAGCACGCCGCAAACGTGACTCAGTTTCTCGCGACGCCCGCCCTGGGCACCAATCTCGATTCACTCGGCTTCGACACGCCGCAACTCGCCGAGGATCTCTCCGGCCTCGTCATCGGCGCGTACAAACTCACCTCCAAGATCGCCACCGGCGGCATGGGCGCCGTCTATCGCGCCTCACGAATCGACGGGCAGTTCGAGCAGGACGTCGCCGTCAAGATCGTGAAACGCGGCATGGACTCCGACGAGATCCTCCGCCGATTCGTCCACGAGCGCCAGACCCTTGCCAATCTCAATCACCCCAACATCGCCCGCCTGATCGACGGCGGTGTCACCGGCTCCGGCCGCCCGTACCTCGTCATGGAACTCATCGCGGGCGAGCCGATCGATGAGTACGTCTCCACACGCGCGCTCGACATCCCCTCACGGCTCACGCTCTTCCGCACTGTCTGCGACGCCGTCCGTTTCGCCCACCAGAACCTCGTCATCCACCGCGATCTCAAACCCAGCAACATCCTCGTCACCGCCGACGGCGTGCCGAAACTTCTCGACTTCGGCATCGCCAAGGTGCTCAAGGAAGGCCCTCGCCTGGACCAGACCTACACCTCGCCCGCCGACCGACTGCTCACCCCCGAGTACGCCAGCCCCGAGCAGATCCGGGGCGAGATCGTCACGACCGCGAGCGATGTCTACGCCCTTGGCGTCATCCTCTACGAACTCCTGACGAGTGCTCGCCCGTACACCTTCGCCTCGCGCACGACGGCGGACCTCGAGCGTGTGGTCTGCGAGCAGAATCCGCCCCTTCCCAGCGTCGCCTCGCCCGCCCATACTCGCGCCCTCCGCGGCGATCTCGACACGATCACGTTGACCGCCATGCGCAAGGAGCCGTTCCGCCGGTACGCCTCGGTCGAGGCCCTCATCGCCGACCTCGATCGCTACAGCCGCGGCCTGCCCATCCTCGCGCGCCCCGACACGCTCTCGTATCGCGCCTCGAAGTTCATCCGACGCAACACGCTCGCCTGCGTCCTCGCGTCCATCGCGGTCGTGCTCGGCGCGGTCGGCGTTGGGATCTACATCGCCCAGTCTATCCGCGTGACGCACCAGCGTGATGAGGCCTATTCCGCGCGCGACCAGTCCGAGGCGATCACGGCATTCCTCTCCCAGATGCTCCGCCCACCCGCGCCCATCGCCCGCGGTCGCGAGACGCGCGTCGCCGACGTCCTCGACCACGCGCTCATCCAGGCCGATGCCGAGTTGAGCGACCGCCCGCTCGTTCATGCCGCGGTCGGGAGCAGCATCGGGCGAACCTGGCTCGAACTCGGAGAGATCACCCAGGCCGAGGCCTCCGTCCGCGACGCGCTCGCACGCCGCGAGGCGATCCTCCCGCCCGGGCACCACGACATCGCCGAGAGCAAACTCGACCTCGCCGAGGTCCTCTTCCGCAAGGAGGACTACGACGGCGCCGCTCGACTCGCGAACGAGGCGCTCGAGGCCCATCGCCGACTCCGCGGCGACGCCAACCTCGACACCGCGCGCTGCTACAACACCCTCGGCGCGATCCATCGCGCCACGGCCCAACTCGACGAGGCCGAGAGCGACCACCGGACCGCACTTCAGATCCGTCAGGAGATCATGAAACGATCGAGGGGCGCCGAGCACGCCCAGGCCGAACTCGACGCCGCCGAGAGTCTCAACAACCTCGCGGTTGTGCGCCGACTCAAGGGCGACGCGCTCGAGGCCATCGAACGCTTCGAGCAGGCCCTCGAACTCCGTCTGAAGAACCTTCCCGCCGACCATCCGCTCGTCATCCAGAGCGAGACGAACCTCGGGCTGATGTACCTCCAACGCGACCGATTCGAGGAGGCCAAGCGGCTCTACGCTCAGGCCATGCCCGGAGCCGAGCGCGTCTATGGCTCCACCTCGGCGTTCTTCGGCACGACGCTCCGCAACTACGCCCAACTCCAACTCGAGACCGGCGACCCCGAAAACGCCATCCCCAATCTCAACCGCGCCATCACCATCCTCTCGCCTCAACTCGGCGATGACTCCATGGGCGTCGTCCTCGCCAAAGCGCACCTCCTTCGCGCGTTTCGAATGACCCGCGAGTTCTCACAGGGAGAATCGACGGCCGCGTCGCTCGACGCCCTTCTCTCGACCGTCGCGTCGCTCCAGGGCCAACTCCGCGCCGTCGCGACGCACCTCTATGAGTTCTACGATGCCGCGGGCCGCCCCGCGGATGCGGATCGCTGGCGTCAGAGGCTTGCCGACTCGCCTCCCTAGGCGATCGCGGGTTCTTCCTTGGTCGCCAGGCGCAGGATGTTCGTCTGCGTCATCGCGTCGCCCGTCAACTCGCCCGTGATGCGCCCGCTCGCCATCACGAGCACGCGATCCGAGAGCGCCAGCAACTCGGGCATCTCGCTCGACACGAGCAAAACCGCCGTCCCTCGGTTGGCCTCCTCGCGAACAAGACGATAGATCTCGGCCTTGGTCCCCACGTCGATGCCGCGCGTCGGCTCATCGAGCAGCAGCACCCGCGTGCGTGCGCCCATCCAGCGCGCGATGAGCACCTTCTGCTGGTTGCCGCCCGAGAGCGTCCCGGGGACGTTCGTCGCCGCCGCGGTCTTCACGTGGAACCCGAGGATCTTCTCGCGAACGACGCCCCGCTCGCTCGATGAACGCCGAACGAGTCGCCCGCGAGCCAACCGTGGCATCTCCGGCATCACGATGTTCTCGTCGATCCCCAGGAGAAAGAACAACCCGAGATTCCGCCGATCTTCGGGGACATAGCCGACCCCAGCCGCGATCGCTGCCCTCGGGTTCCCGAGCGCGACGGGCGTCCCATCGATCCGCACCGTTCCCGTCGCCCGAGAATCCAACCCGAAGATCGCGTCCAGCACCTCCGACCGCCCCGCGCCGACCAAGCCGCCGATCCCCACGATCTCCCCCGCGCGGACCTCGAGCGAGACATCCGACAACTTGCCGGGCGACGACACTCCACGAACCTCGAGCAACACGCTTCCCGGCGGCGCGTGCCCCACATCACCATCAGCCATCGCCCGGAGCGCCCCGGCCTCGCTCGCCGCGCCGTTCGTGCCGACTGATCCGGCGCTCGATGTGCGTGAACCAAACTCCCCTGCTCTCGCCGTCTCGATCCGCCGCCCGATCATCTGCTCCACTAGCGTCGGCTCATCGATCGCCTTGATGTCGTTGGTCGCGACGAATCGGCCATCTCGAAGAACCGTGACCCGGTCGCACACCTGGAAGATCTCGCCCATGCGATGGCTGACATACAGGATCGTCAGCCCTTCGCCCGCGAGCGAGCGCACGATCTCCATCAGCCGATCCGCCTCGCCCATCGAGAGCGAACTCGTCGGCTCATCGAAGACGATGACCCGCGCACGAGACGAGTGCCCGGCGCTCGCCGAATCGCCTCCATCATCGAGCGCGCTGGCGATCTGCACGATCTGCCTTCGCCCGGGACTGAGCACGCCCAGCGGCGCCTCGACATCGATCGTGGGATCGAGCCGTGCGAGCAGCCGCGACGCCCGCTCCCGCATCCGACGCCGGTCTACAAGCCCGAATCGCGATGGCATCGCGTGCAGGCTCAGATTCTCCGCCACACTCAGGTTGGGGCACTGCGCCAGTTCCTGGTGCACGATCCGCACGCCCGCCCCGAACGCGTCCTCGATCGAACCTGGCGAGAGTTCCCGCCCATCGATCACGACCGCACCCGAATCCTGCTTATACAGCCCGGCGATCGTCTTCCCGAGCGTGCTCTTGCCCGCGCCGTTCTCCCCCATGAGCGCGTGCACCTCGCCCGCCTCGAACGACACGCTCACGTCGTCCAACGCCTGCGTGATGCCGAACCGCTTCGAAATGTGCCGTGCCTCAAGAAACATGCACCATCACCTAAAGCCCGGCACACCCCTTCGAGTGCGCCGGTGATTGATCACTTCTGCTCCAACCACTTATCCCAGATCCCCTCAAACTCCTTCACATTGTCCTTCGTGACGATCTGGAGATCAAAGTGGACGACCGGGCTCGCCGGGTCCTTTCCCTCGAGCAACTTCTCGACAGCGATTCGCACCGACTCATGCCCCCAGCCATAGCAGTCCTGCCCGATGAGCGCCTGCACCTCGCCCTTGGCCACATACGCGAGTTCCTCACGCAGCGTGTCCACCGACACCACCTTCGCCCGTCCCGCAACACCCGTCAGCGCGTCCTTGGTGAACAGCGGCCACCCCCCCACCATCGCCCAACCGGCGATGTCCGGATTCGCCGTCTGCACCTGCTGCACCGTCGCCGCCGCATCCGGCGCGGTCTCCTTGTGGTAGTACACGTCCTTGAGCGTGAACCCTTTGGCCTTGAGCGAGTCCAGTTCCTGCTTCACGCCGCGGATGCGAGCCTGGAGGTTCGGCGCCGTCTGATTCCCGCCAAGGATCGCGATCGGCCCGCCCGTGTCGCCCATCGCCTTGGCGAGTTGCTTCATGACCTCGCGTCCGCACGCCTCGTCGTCGATGCCGTAGTACGCGAACCGCTTGGACTTGGGGCTGTCCGAATCGAAGGTCACCACGAGCACGCCGCGATCCACAGCGCTGTCGATCGGCAGTTTCAGCACATCGCCATCGGTGCACGAGACCGAGATCGCGTCGACACCCTGCCCGACGAGTTGCTCGATGTACTGCCCCTGCTTCTGCGCATCCTCATTCGTCGGCGTCTGCCAGATCACATCGATCTTCACGCCATACTTCTTCGAGAGTTCCGCGCCCGCGGCCAGCGCCCCCGTCCGCGCCGCCTGGAAGACCGGATTCGACTGCGACTTCGCGATCACGCCGATCCGCAAGGGACGAACCTTTGGCGCGTCGCCCTTCACCGAGTCCGCCGTCACGGCAGGCTTCGCCTCGCCCGGATTCGTCGCGGCGCCATGGCTCGGCGCCGACTCGCTCGTCTTGGGCGCAGAATCCACAGGCGGGTTCTTCTGCTCGCACCCCTGCATTCCCAAAGACGCGAGCACGCCAAACGCCATCGCCGCGCCCACGCGCAACCAAGAGCCCACGCCACCCGATCGATTCACATGATGCTTCATGACTTGCTCCTTGTTCTGGTTTCTCTGAGTAGTCTTCCCGATCTCAGTTTCGTTCGAACACTCAACGTCGGACATTCTCGCACAACCAGCCCGAATCACAACGCTCTCTCGCGGCTACCGCCCCGTGGGCATCAGCCGCGTCTTCAACTGATCCAGCACCACCGCGATCACGATCGCCGCACCCATCACCACCTGCGTGTAGTTCGTGTCAATACTCAGTATGATCATCGCGTTGGTGATGAGTTGGATGAGCACCGCGCCCAGCACCGCCCCGAGCGCGCTCCCGCGCCCGCCCGAGAGCGACGCCCCGCCGATCACGCTCGCCGCGATGACCGTCAACTCGTCCCCCGTCCCCGCGGCCGAGGTCGCCGCCCCGTAATACCCGATGTACACCGCCGCCGACAGACCCGCGAGCGCCCCCATCACCGCGAAGACCAGGACCTTGACATACCCCACGCCGATCCCGGCATACTTCGCCGCCGTCTCGTTCCCGCCGATCGCGAACGTCTGCCGCCCGGGAACCGTCCGCGTCAGCACAAAGTGTCCCGCCATCGCGACTAATCCCATGATCACCACCGGCACGGGATACACCGCGAGCGATCCCTTCGCTCCGATCGTCAGCGGCAACTTCATGAACCCCGCAACAAACGACGTGGGCAGCCCGCTCACCGACTGCCCCTTGGTCATGATGAACGCCACGCCGCGCAACGCCGCCATCGTCCCCAGCGTGATGATGAACGGATGCACGCGCAGCCCCACCACCATCGCCCCGTTCGCCACGCCGCACGCCATCCCCGTCAGCACGCACACGCCAAGTCCCACGGCGATCGACACCGCCGCACCGGCCCCGGCGTCACCAGCCCCCTGTTCCAACGCTCGCAACGCGATCGCCCCCACGATCGCGCTCACGGCATAGATCGACCCCACCGACAGATCGATCCCGCCCAGCACGATGATCGCCGTCATGCCCACGGCCATGATCGCCGTGTAACTCGCCTGCGTCGCCACCAGCACCAGATTCTGCGTGTTGAAGAACGCGTTGACGGTCGTCGTCACCCATTGCCCCGTCTCGGGATCCAGATGACGCGAGGGAATCGGGTGCGAGAAGATCGAGAGCGCAATCATCATCAGAACGATCACGAGGATCAGACCCGACTCCTGGGCCAGAAGCAGGCGACGCCACACTGGGTGCCCCCCGCTCTCAATCGCTCGTGTACCGCCGCCGCTCGATGACACGCCTACCTCCCAAAGTCACACGAAAGGTCCAAAGAATCCCACAGGTTCGGCGACTGCACCTCACAAGGCGCAGCAACCACCAATCCCCATGAAAACCTTGGGATTGACGGACCGTAGGTTAGTCGCTGTATTCGGTTCGTGCGACCCGGCCTGGCCTGCCGGTCAGCCGCCGACCTCGTGCTCGACCCGCCCCGATTCCTTGAAGATCCGAACGATTCGCACCACCTCGAGGGCGACCGCCATCTGGGCCTGGTCCGTGCTCGCCCCGCAGTGATGCGTCGAAACCACCCCCGGCAGTTTCACCGTCGCGTTCGACCACGCCCCTTCCGTCGCCGAGGGCTGGTCCTCGTACACATCCAGCCCCGCCCGGATCCCCTTCGATTGGATCGCCGACCGGAGTGCGGCCTCATCCACGATCGGCCCGCGGCTCGTGTTCACAAAGATCGCCCCGGGCTTCATGCACCCGAAGAACTCCGTGCCGAACAGGTGCTTCGTCGAATCCGCCAGCGGCAGATGCACACTCACCACGTCCGCCTGCTTCGCCAGCGCGTGCAGCGCCGGCGTGTCCGTCCCGCCAAACTCACACCCCAGCGCCCGCGCGTGCTGCTCGGTGATGCTCCGGCTCCACGCGATCACGCGCATGCCGAACGCCACGCCGCGCGTGATGACCTCCTGCCCGATCGCGCCCACGCCGACGACCGCGAGCGTCGTCCCCTTGAGCCCCCGCGCCTTGGAGAACTCCTTCTTGTTCCATTTCCCCTCGCGGGCCGCCACGCACTGGTCCGGAATCCGCCGATCGCACGCGAGAATCAGCCCGAACGCCAACTCGGCGACGGCGACCGCGTTCATCCCCGGGCAGTTGCAGACCTTGATCCCGCGAGACCGGGCCGCGGCGACATCGATGTTGTCCACGCCGCTCCCCGCGCGGACGATGACCCTCAGCCCCTTCGCCTCGGCCGTTACCCCCGCGGGGACTTTGGTCGAGCGGACCACGAGGATCTCGGGCGCGTGCTCGGTGATCGCTCCGGGGAGTTTCTCCGTCCCAAGGCCCGGGTGGTACTCGACCGTGGCGCCCAGCGCCTTGAGCCCCTCCAATCCCGCCGCCTCGAACTTGTCCGCTACCAAGACCTTCATGCGCACGCTCCTTGTGCCCACGCGCCATCTCCAGATCGCGAGGCACACAGAGCGTACGAACGCCCGAGGACGTTCTCAAACCTCTGAAGTCATGAGAGACGCATGGAGACACAACGATTCGGGGGATCGCGCCGGCGTTACCAGTTCGACGTGTTGATCTCCGCCGCCTGCACGTCGATGCCCTTCAGCCCGCCGCGCGTCCAGCGGAGATAGCCAATGACGGACTCCCCGCCCACGCGAGTGCCATTGCGGAGTGGCGGCTCCCAGGCCTGCGGTTGATACGAGTAGACCGTCGGAGCCGTGCTCCGTGGCGATCGCACATTGAACCCGGGATTGATCGAGTTGCCGACGCGATCGCCCGCGGGGCCCGTTGGAGTTCCCGTCTGGAAGATCGCCACGTGCCCGTCGAAGAAAAGCAGGGGCTGCTTCGCCTCGGGATACTCCATCGCCCACTCGCGCTTCCCGAAGTGCCGTGCCACAGCGTCGTACAGCACGACCTTCTGCGACGGATAGGCGACATCGCCCAGCCGGCGCCGCCCGAGCGTGTTCTGCCGATTCGGATCCGGCTGCGTGAGTTGGTACTGATAGTGTGTCGCCGCCTGAGCGAACGTGTTGCTCGTGCCGTCGCCTCGATCCGGCGACATCGCCGCGGGCACAAACTGATACGACGAGGAATACGGCCATCGCCAGTTCTGAGAGTTTGTCCCTGCCGGCTGTGGTTGCGCCGTGTTCGTCCGAAACGCCGGCACGTTCCACCATCGCATCCGAGTCGAATCCTCCGGACACACCACCCACGGCGAGGGTAGATTGAAGTCCATGAAGTCCTGGAGCGCCAGGTGGTTGTACAGAATGTACGGGATCCAGTTCGTCGGCCACGGAATGTCGCTCCGTCCCGAGCGCCGACGCATGATGTCCGTCGCTTGCGCCGCCGCCGCGCGAAGGTCCTCGGCAAACAACCCCCCAGCAGGCCTCAGGTCGGCATACTGGCTCGTCGCATAGACCTTGCGGGTCCAACTGAACGACACGATCTTGTCCAGATACGTCGCCGCGTATCCCGATATGCCCGTCCCCAACTGATTCAAGTTGTTCTGGCACTTGAGCAATCGCGCCGACCGCTTCGCCTGCGCGAGCGCGGGCAACAGCAGCCCGATCAAAAGCGCGATAATCGCGATCACCACCAGCAACTCAATGAGCGTAAAGCCCCGACCGTGTCGTGCTCGCATACAACCCCTGTTTCCGCGCCCCGACAGGCCATGAAAGCCCGTCGATAGAATCACCCCGGCGCATAGTCCAAACACACGATGACTCAATCGTACCAGACCGTTTCCGACACCGCAACCCCAATCCAGACATGAACCACTTTCCGATCCAGAACCTCAGTCTGCCTCGATCTCGACTCCTTCTTTCCCTCGCGGCTTTGTGCTCGCTTCTCTTGCTCGCCTCGTGTGCAACCCAGCGCCCTATTCCCGGAACAGCACACGAAGCCATCCGCGGCACACAACCCGAATCGACACTCAACGCTCAAGGCCCGCGAATCCAGCCTTCGGTCACTTCCAGCAAGACCCCACTCGCCACCACGTCAAGCGGCGGCGTCATCACCCTCGCCGATATCCAGACCCAACTCCTCGAAGCCCAGGGCCGGGCCATCGCCGAAGAAGTCGCCCTCGATCGCGCCCTCGCCCGTGAACTCAAGGCCAAATCACTCACTATCCACGACCAGGACCTCGACCGCGAGGAGCAGGAACTCCTCCAGAACGTCGCGAGGGGCGCCCGCACCGACGCCGACGAGGCCCAGCGCCTCATCCTCCAGATCCGGCGCGAGAGAGGCCTCGGCCCCGCACGCTACCGCGCGCTCCTCCTCCGAAACGCCGCCCTCCGCGCCCTCGTCGCCCCCGAGATCGACATCACTCCCGCGGAAATCGAGCGAGAACAATCGCTCCGGGCCTCCCCACGTGTCCGTGCGCGCGTCATCATCACCCGGACCCGTGAGCAGGCGAGTGACCTCCGTCGCCGTCTCGAATCCACGCCCACCGAGGAACGCGCAACTCGCTTTGCCGAACTCGCCGCCGCCTACTCCACCGACGCCTCGGCCACCAACGCCGGGCAACTCGAGCCCTTCGCCCTCGAAGACCCTGCCGTCCCTGCCGTGCTCCGCAATCTTCTCCAAGGCCTGAACCCGGGCGATCTGACACCTCTTTTCATCCTCGACTCGACCGTGGGATTTGCCCTCTTCGAGGGAACCAACCCCGCTCCAGCGGCCGCCCCTTCAACTGAGGACATCATCCGTGAGTTACGTACTAAATACGAACGGATCGCTATGGATCGATTGGCAAAGGATCTCTTGGCGGGCGAATACCTAAAATTTACCGATCTATCTATCCGGTGGTAGTCGGTCGGGGGAGACAGGGAATTCCTGATCAATACACAACTTGCCCCTGACGTAATCCTTGTAGTTTCGGCAACCTGCTTCTCTCGAACGTTCTTCACTGTGATGAGCCCCAACGAAGTGGGGACATGAGGCCCACTCCTCGGCGTCGCGGGCGGAATCACCGGACGCCGTAGCCGACAAGTCCTGCGGCATAAACACATGGCTCCTATGCCTTCCGCCTCGCACGACGCGGGTTATATCTATTCGAGCTTTGGCGATGCAAGAACCCCCGGTCACGCGGTCGTATTCACGCGGCCCGTTGTGCCGTCGATCTTCGGAATCGTCAACGCGACGATGAATCCCACGACCGACAACGCCGACCCAACGAAGAACGGCGCACCGGGGACCATGACATTACGTCCCGGGGTCGTGAAGTGCGCAAAAACCAGCCCGCCCAGGATCGGACCAAAGACCGAGGCCAGTCCGATGACGCTGACAAACGCGCCCTGCACGCGTCCTTGTTCGCGCGGCCCAACCTGCCGGGTGATGAGCGCCTGCGAGGCCGGTTGCGAGACCGCCCCGATCGACGCGATCGCCACGAGGATGTAGATCATCCATCCTTGCGGCGCGAGGCCATAGCACAAGTACGCGAGGCTGGCGATCGCGACGCCCAGGAGCAGACTCCGCCGCTCGCCAAGGGCCGGGATGATCTTCCGGGCGAGCCCACCCTGCACCACCACGGCCCCGATCCCGACGACAAAGAGCGACAGCCCCACCTGCGTCGTGCTCCAGCCATACCGGAACTTGGTGTAGAGCACCCACGTCGCGTGCAGCCCGAACTGTGCGAGGTTGAGCAGCAGCGAGACCAAGGCGATCCGTCGCACGCCGGGAAAGTCACGCAGATTCCGGATCGCCCCAAAGGGGTTGAGCCGCGAGAACGTGAGCGGGTGTTTGGCGCGATGCTCGGTCGCCAGCGACTCGGGGAGCACGAAGACGCCATAGACCACGCTCGCGAGCGTGACGATGCCCGCGACGACAAACGGAAGACGGATGCTGATATCGCCCAGTAAGCCGCCCGCGACCGGCCCGATCACGAATCCCAGGCCGAACGCCGCCCCGATCATCCCAAACGCCGCCGGGCGCTTCTCAATCGGCGTGACATCGGCGATATAGGCGTTGGCCACGGTGATGTTGGCCCCCGAGATCCCATTGAGCGTCCGCGCGATGAACAGGAACCACAGCGAAGGCGAGAGCGCCTGGACGAAGAAATCGATCGCCGAGCCGGCCAGCGAGAGCAGGATCACCGGCCGGCGACCGAACCGATCCGACAACGTCCCGAGCAACGGCCCAAAGATCAACTGCATTGCCGCATACGACGCGCCGAGAAGCCCGACATACGGCGCGGCCCTGGACTCACGCGAGATCGCCTTGGGATCTCGCTCGTTCGAAGTCTCGGACGCGGCGGCCGTGGCAGGCTCGGACGATGGCTTGGAGTTCGCGCCCGAGCCAGGCGCGGCCGCCTCGACCCGCGACTTCACGTCGTCCTGGAGCATCGCGGCCTCGGCGATGAACGCGAGATCCTTCTCGGGCAGGAGCGCTTCCACAAGCCGCGGGGCCACGGGGATAATCAGCCCGATGCCGAGAGCGTCCAGCAGGATCGTCACAAAGATAAAGATGGCCGCCGCTCGCCGATTCCGACCGGTCGGCGCGGACGCGCCACTCGCCGGCGTCTCCCCGGACGATGTCTCCGATGTTGGCTCCTGGCTCGACACGCACGCAGAAGGTAGGACGCCGAATCTCGATTCGTCCTGCGTGCATCCCCCGCGCATGGGCATTCGTCGCTATGCCGACGCCCCGTCCTTGAGTTCCGGACGGTTCTTGAGTTCCCGCCGCATGATCTTCCCCGTCGGGTTCTTGGGGAGTTCATCGAGTCTGATGACTCGGTCGGGCACCTTGTACCCCGCGAGCGACTGGCGGCACCACGATTGCAACTCACGCTCGTCGAACTCGCCCCCCTCGCGGATCTCGACAAAGGCGACGGGCAACTCGCCCCGCACGGGATCGTGCACACCGATCACGCCCGACGCGGCGACCGAGGCGTGCCTGTTGAGGACCTCCTCGATCTCGCGAGGGAAGACGTTCTCGCCGCCAACGATCATCATCTCCTTGAGGCGCCCGGTGATGTACAGGTGCCCGTCGAGATCGAATCGTCCGATGTCCCCCGTGCGGAAGAACCCATCGCTCGTGAAGGCGCCCGCCGATTCCGTCGGGAGTTTGTAATACCCCCGCATCACGTTCGGACCCATGATCTGCACCTCGCCGTCCTCGTTGGGGCCCAGCGGCTTCCCGGTGTTCACATCGACGATCCGTTCCGTCACGCCCGGCAGCGCCATCCCCACGCTCCCGCGCTTGAAATCCTGGGGCCTGCACCAGTTCGAGACCGGGGCCGTTTCCGTCAACCCATACCCCTCGTTGAGCGTCACGCCGAACCGATCGCGCAGCCGTTCGAAGACACTCTGCGGGAGCGGCTCGCCACCCGAGACCACAAACCGCAGAGAGGCCCAGTCCTCGGGCGTGGCGTCCTTGGCGTTGGCGAGTGCCGCGTACATCGATGGGATCGCGATCAGCAGCGTGGGGCGATGCTCCCGTAGCGCCTTCACGATCTTCCCGGGCATGAACCGCGCGAGGTACACCACCTTGAACCCCAGCGAGAGGGGCAGGATCGTCAGCGCGGTCAGCCCGAACGTGTGGAACTGCGGCAGCACGCCGAGAAAGACATGGTCGTCGCCATGCTTGATTCCGACCCATTCCACGATCTGGCGGACGTTGGCGACGATGTTCCCGTGCGTGAGCATCACGCCCTTGGGCTTCCCGCTGGTTCCGGATGTGTACAACAGAAGTGCGAGGTCGTCATCGTCCACCATCGCCGGCCAGCGCGCCTCGGGCACGCCCTCGAACTTCTGCTCGTCCAGACGCACGAGATTCGCAACCCTCGGCGTGAACTTCATGAAGTCCAGCATCGCCCCGACCGTCAGCACGACCTCCGTGCCGCAGTCGTC encodes:
- a CDS encoding TCR/Tet family MFS transporter, yielding MSSQEPTSETSSGETPASGASAPTGRNRRAAAIFIFVTILLDALGIGLIIPVAPRLVEALLPEKDLAFIAEAAMLQDDVKSRVEAAAPGSGANSKPSSEPATAAASETSNERDPKAISRESRAAPYVGLLGASYAAMQLIFGPLLGTLSDRFGRRPVILLSLAGSAIDFFVQALSPSLWFLFIARTLNGISGANITVANAYIADVTPIEKRPAAFGMIGAAFGLGFVIGPVAGGLLGDISIRLPFVVAGIVTLASVVYGVFVLPESLATEHRAKHPLTFSRLNPFGAIRNLRDFPGVRRIALVSLLLNLAQFGLHATWVLYTKFRYGWSTTQVGLSLFVVGIGAVVVQGGLARKIIPALGERRSLLLGVAIASLAYLCYGLAPQGWMIYILVAIASIGAVSQPASQALITRQVGPREQGRVQGAFVSVIGLASVFGPILGGLVFAHFTTPGRNVMVPGAPFFVGSALSVVGFIVALTIPKIDGTTGRVNTTA
- a CDS encoding AMP-binding protein; translated protein: MSVHWPIVKSLLSSPGRVAIVDDRGEHSAGKVLGGALHIAALIESTSGSPTGGGNPGEPRAPVGVLMPTGAGFAMAALASWILGRTVVPLNYLLKPEELQYVIDDCGTEVVLTVGAMLDFMKFTPRVANLVRLDEQKFEGVPEARWPAMVDDDDLALLLYTSGTSGKPKGVMLTHGNIVANVRQIVEWVGIKHGDDHVFLGVLPQFHTFGLTALTILPLSLGFKVVYLARFMPGKIVKALREHRPTLLIAIPSMYAALANAKDATPEDWASLRFVVSGGEPLPQSVFERLRDRFGVTLNEGYGLTETAPVSNWCRPQDFKRGSVGMALPGVTERIVDVNTGKPLGPNEDGEVQIMGPNVMRGYYKLPTESAGAFTSDGFFRTGDIGRFDLDGHLYITGRLKEMMIVGGENVFPREIEEVLNRHASVAASGVIGVHDPVRGELPVAFVEIREGGEFDERELQSWCRQSLAGYKVPDRVIRLDELPKNPTGKIMRRELKNRPELKDGASA